From the genome of Aggregicoccus sp. 17bor-14:
CGGGCTGCGCACGCCGCGCTCGTAGCGGGCACCGACGCGCAGCGCGCCCGTCACCAGCTGCTCGAAGCCCACCGCCCGCGCGAGCCGCACCGCGTTCGCGTCGTGGGCGCTCACGTCCTCCACGTAGAGGCGCGTGCCCGCGGCCACGTCGGTGCTCGCGCCGGACACCGCGCGCGCCGCGCCCACGTCCGGCCCGTCCACGTCCACGCTGTAGCCGCCGTAGTACGTATCCTGGCCGCGGCGCACGCTGCCCTCCGCCCAGACGAGCGGCCCCAGCTCCGGCCCCCATCCGCCGCGCACGCCCACGTGGCGCGCCTCTCCGAGCGAGAGGTCCACGCCCGCGGAGGTGAAGGTGTCGTCCAGCCGGCCCGGCCCTTCGCCGCGCTGCACGAGCGACTGGCGGTGGCCCGCGGAGAGCACCACGCCCTCGTGCACCCGCAGGTGCGCATTCACGCCCGCGGAGGTCCTGCCCCCCTCGAGCAGCTCGCGCTCCCCCGCCACCTCGCTCGCCTCGAGCTCACTGTCGCGCACTTCCGCACGCACACCCCAGGACCCTTGCTCGTAGCCCAGCCCCGCGCCCAGCGTGCGTGCGCGCAGCGGCGCCTCGCCGAAGGGCAGGCGCGGGTCCGCCCCACTGCGCGCATCTCCGAGCAGCGTGAGGGTGAAAGGCCCCAGCGGCTGCTCGAGGTTGAGCGAGAGCTGGCGCGCGCGCACCGCGTCCGCGTGCGCATCGTCCGAGAAGCCCGCGGAGCGCACGCGCGCAGCGGCCTCCAGCCGCCCGCCCCCGCCCACGCCCGGGCCCCGCAGGCGCAGGCCCAGCGCATCGCCGCCGGGAGAGGTCAGAGGCGCCGGGCGCAGGAAGCTGAGGCCGCCGTCGTCCGAGAGCCCGAAGCGCTCTTCCGCCACGGCGCGTCCGCGGCTGCGCGCGGCCTCGGCGAGCAGCGTGTAGCCCTGCCACTGCGTCTGCGCGGTTGCGCCCAGCAGCGCGTAGTGCCCTTCGCCCTGCCCCTCCTGCAGCGCGGACACGCTGAGGCGCGCGGGGCCCAGCTCGGCCCACGCCTCCGCGCCGCCACCGCCGCGGTCTTCTCCGAGGTGCAGCGCCGCGAAGTCAGCCACCAGCACCGGCTCGGGCGCCGCGGTGAGCGGATCCGTGGTGAGCCACGCCGTGCCTCCCACGAAGGAGAGCGGCTCGGCGAGCAGCACGCGGCCCGAGAGGTAGTCCACGTCGTAGTCGCGGCCGCGCACGAGGTGGCGCTCAGCGAGCGGCAAGCCGGTGACGCCGTCGCGCAGCTCTACCCGAAGCACCTCGGAGCCCTCGGCGACGCTGCCGGTGCCCAGGTAGTAGAGGCTGCCGCCGGTGGCCCGCAGCTCCGCGTGTGCGGGCGAGGCGGAGAGGCCCCGGGTGGGATCGTGGAGCCCGCCCGCGAAGGCGTCCAAGCCCACGCGCACCGCGCCCACCGGCGCCTGCAGCTCGGCGTAGGGGCCGAAGAGGGGGCGGTGGTAGCGCCCCAGCTCGCGGTCTCCCAGCCACGCCCGGTAGGTGCCGAAGCCCGCGCGGCCCAGCAGGGGGTGGCGCGCCTCGAGGCGCAGGCCGGCCTCGGCGGGGTTCGCGGCGAGGCCGGTGGAGGTGTCGCCCCACTCCGCCGGCGCGAGGTCCGGGTCCGGCGCGCGCTCGAAGCGCTCCACGCGCCGCGGGGAGCGCCAGCCCTCGAAGCCCGCCTCGCGGTCGGTGTCCTGCAGGTTGAGCTCTCCCATCAGCGAGAGCTGCCCCAGCTGCAGCTCCCCGTGCGCGGCGCCGCGCCCCACCAGCCGCAGGGCGCCACTCTTCGGCGCGTAGCTGCCCTCCACATCCAGCAGGCCCACCGCGAAGGCGCGCGGGGCGGCCTGCAGCTGCAGGCGCTCGGTGCGCGGGGGGCCTGCGGGGGCGCTGAGCTGCAGCAGCACCGTGTTGGCGCCATCGCGCAGGGTGAGCGGCACGTCGGCGCTGCCTTCAGGGCCCACGATGGCCTCGGTCCCGGCCTCCCCTGCGCGCACGCGCGTACCCGGTGTGCCCACGAAGTGCAGCGCGGTGCGCCCGGAGGGCAGCGTTCCGGTGGCGGGCAATTGCAGCGCGCCGGTGGCCTCGGGAGCGCGTGGGACGACGAGCCAGCCCCCCTCGCGCGCCACCACGTCCACGCGCTGGGTGTAGAGGCGCAACGAGCCGCCGGCGCCTTGCGCGCGGATGGCGAGCGCGTTCGGGCCCTCCTGCAGCGGCACGAGTGCGCGGTAGGCGCCCTGCGCGTCCACCTGCGCCGGCACGCCCGCCACGCTCACCGCGTCTCCGGGGGCGGCCTGCCCCGCGGCGAGGAACTGCACCACCCCGTCCACGCGCTCCGCGCTGGGCGGCGCGGCCGCGTAGGAGAGCGCGAGGGGCGCGGCCCCGGAGGCCTCGCGGCGCACCGCGAAGTCCTGCAGCGCGAGGGCTCCCCAGGGCAGCTCCACCGTCGCGCCCTGCACCGGCAGCAGCGTCCCGGGCGGCAGCGTGCGCGCGTCCACCTTGAGGCGGTAGCGGCCCGGCCGCAGGTGCAGGCCCCGGGTGTCGTCCGGGCGGCGCGCCTCGAGGCCCGCGAAGTGGAAGCGGCCCTGCGCGTCCGTGAGCACCTCGCGCCCGTCCGAGAGCACCAGTCGCACGTGCGCGAGCCCCGGCTCCCCGGGCGCGCAGAGGCCGTCCGCGTCCTGGTCCTCGCACACGCGGCCCACCACCGTGCCCTCGAGCCACGGAGCAGGTGTCACCGCCACCTGCGCGAGCGCGGGGGAGGCGAGCAGCAGCGCCGCGAGCAGCAGGCGCCTCAAGGCCGCAGCTCCGCGAGCGCGGTGACGCCCGTGGCCACGTCCGCGACGGAGACGCTGAGCGCGTGCGCCGGCCGCTCCAGCGTGAAGCGCGTGCGGCCCTGCGACGTCTCGGAGGGCCCCGGCTCCCCCTCGCTCAGCGCCACGTGCACCTTTCGGCCCTCGAGGAGCTGGCCGCGGGCGTCCTCCACCCAGTAGCTCACGCGCACGCGCCCGTCGCGCAGGCGCTCGGTCTGGAGGCGCACGTTCACCGGCGTCGCGGGCGCGAGACGCACGGCGCGCTGTACGGGCGCGGGCACGAGCGCAGGGTCCTCCGGGAAGACGGGCCCCTGCGGCCCCAGCACCTCCACGCTGCGCGCGAGGCCGGGCCACTGCGCGTGGTGCACCTCCACGCGGCCCGCGCGCAGGGCGCCCAGCGAGAGCGTGCCGTCCGCGCCGGTCTCTCGCGCCTCTCCGTTCACCACCAGCGGCTGCTGGGCGAGCGGGAGGCCCGAGAGCTCGGACACGCCCACCCGCAGCTCGCCTCCCTGCGCCCAGAGCCAGAGGCGCGCCGGGCTCGCGTCGCGCACGCCCAGCGCCCGCGCCGTGAGCAGGCCCGTGGCCTCCTCGCCCGCCTCGGGCACCTGCCACGCCGTCCCCTCGTCGTCCGTGCGCAGCGAGCGCGTGGCGAGGCTGCCGAGCGAGGCCTCGAGGGCCACCGGTGCCCCGGGCCGCGGCGCACCCGCCGCATCGCGCGCCTCCACGCGCACGGCGGTGGCCGTGCCGTGGTGTACGGGCTCGGGCCCGAGCGAGAGCGCGAGGGAGACGGGCGTGCCGCCGGGCACCAGCTGCAGCTCCAGCTGCTCTCGCGAGGCGGCCCCGCGCTGGGGCCAGGCGACGGAGAGCTCCTCGCGCAGAGCCTGGGACGCGCGCGGCGCGACGTAGCGCCACTCGAGTAGGCCGTCCTCGTGCTCCACGGGCCCCTCCAGGCGCCCCGACTTTCCGCGCGCCTCCACGCGCGCGTGGCGAACCGGGCGGCCCTCGGGATCGCTCGTCGCGCACAGGAGCCGCGCGCGGGCGCTGCCGTCCGCGGGCAGCTTCCCCGGGTGCAGCACGCAGGCGAGCCCGTCCGTCGGGGGCAGGAGCAGGTCCACCTCCTGGTTGCGCACGTTGCCCACCGGGTCCACCACGCGGCCGCGGCCGAAGCGGTGGCCGGGCGGGATGACCACCGGCAGCCGGAAGCGCCCGTCGTGGTCGGCCCGGACGGGGCCGTAGCGCACGCCGGCGATCTCGATGGCCATGCTCGCGTCGCGCTCGGTGCGGCCCGGCAGCTCCACGCTCGCCGCGAGCGGCACGCGCAGGCTGCCGTAGGCCCCGTGCACGGCCTGCGCGTGCGGCCACGGCGAGAGCGCCACGAGGATGGCCACCTCGGGAAAGCGCGTGGGGGGCAGCACGTAGCGCGCGCGGTAGAGGCCGGGCCCCGCGGGCGTGAGCGCCTCCACCTGGCCCACGTTGGCGCGCACCACGGGAGGTGCGCCGCTCGTGTCGGGGCTGCCGTCCTCGCGCCGCAGGCGCACCGTGAGCTCGGCCTCGCGGTCGTGCCCCTTCACCGGCGCGGGGGGCTGCAGGGTGAGCTCCACGCGGCGCGCCGGCGGCCCCAGCACGTAGCGCCCCGTGAGCGTGTGGCCCGCCACCTCCGCGCGCAGCTCGACGACGCGCGCGCCCGCCTGGGGCAGCACCCAGACGGTGGACAGGGGCGGCTGGGAGGGGCCCGGGCGCAGCTCGGCGCCGCGGGCGCTGAGCTTCGGCGCCGAGGGCAGCGGCGCGAGCGCGCCCGCGTCGTCGCGGCGTACCACGGCGACCGCGAAGCCCTCGGGCGGCACCTCGGCCGTGGGGCCGAGCAGCGCGTACGACTCGGCACTCGCGGGCGCGGCGACGAGCAACAGCCAGAGCGCTGTGAGCGGGCGGAGCAAGCGGCTCACTCTAGCGGCAGGGGTGAGGCGGAGCGAGAAAGCGCGCGGAAAAGCCCCGCGCCGGCGAAGGCCTTCAGCCCTGCGCGGGGGCGCGCCGGCGCCGCAGCGCCGCGAGCGCGAGCAGCCCGAGGCCGGCGAGCGCCGTCCCCTGCCCCGTGCTGCTGCAGCCGTGGCCCGTGTCCACCACGATCACCACGACGCTGCCAGCGTCCACGAAGGAGATGCGCTGGCCCTGTGCAGGCAGGGGCGCCGCGGGGCTGGGGATGCACGCGGGCAGCTCGCCGTAGAGCCGGACGCGGAAGGCGGAGCCGTAGTCCCCCGCGATCGCCGCGTAGACGAAGCCGTCGCTCGCGAGCTGCTGCTCGAGCGCCACCGTCTTCTGGTCCGGGCTGCAGGTCTCGAGCATCACCAGGACGCGGTCGTTCATCGCGACCAGGCCGCCCAGCGCGCGCGCGCCGCCGAAGCCGTTGTCCACGCAGAGCACGCCGGTGCCGGTGGCGCTGTAGCGCGCCGTCGCATCCCAGGGCGTGCGGCGCTCGCGCTGCAGCTGCAGCTCGGCGAGCAGCGGGTGCTTGCCGGGAGCGGCGCACACCTGCGCGGCCGTCTGCGGCGCGGGCGGCGTGCACTCGTTCGCCGTCGCCTGGAAGGTGAGCGCGCGCACGTTGTCGTCCCCGTTCTCGCGCACGCTCCACACCACGTTCACGCGCTTGCCGTCCGGGGAGATCCAGATGTCGGTGAGCTGCTCGTCCTCGGGCGTGTCGGTGAGGCGGTAGAGGGTCGAAGTGTCGAGGTCGTAGAGCGCGATGTCCGAGTTGGGCACCGCGGCGTCCGGGAAGCGGCGCTGGAAGGCGATGAAGTGGCCGCTCACGCTGGGGTTCAGGTCCTGGCCCGGCAGCACGAGGCGCCGCTCGGCGCTGTCCCCCACGTCCTGCAGGAAGATGTCCTGGTCCACCGTGCCGTCGGCACCGGGACGCGCGCTGTCGTAGACGACGACGGTGCCGTTGGTGTCCGGGTTCGCGGAGCCGTGCGAGTCCGAGGTCAGCGCGTGGGCCACGAAGCCGCTCGCGCCCGCCTGCGCCTCCCACACGTTGCACGGGCCCTGGGCGCCCTCGCACTTGGTCCACACCACGGTGCGGCCGTCCGGGCTCACCGCGGGCGCGGTGTCGGAGAGCGCATCGGAGGTCAGCGCCTGGGTGACGCCCGAGTCCAGGTCGTAGACCACCAGCTCGGGGGCCACGCCCTGCGAGCCCCAGGCGCCGTAGTCCTCCCACGCCACGGTGCGTCCGCCCACGGAGGCCGCGCGGCGGTTGGTGCCAGCCGCAGGAGCGAGCTCCACCGGCGCGCCACCGGCCGCCACGTCGTAGCGCAGGATGGCGCTGCGGTCCGCGCCGATGCGGGTGAAGACCACGCTGTCGCCGCTCACGTCCGAGAGGAAGTCGAAGGCGCCGCCGTTGGGGATGGCCGCGTCCACGTGCGTGGAGAGGTCGAAGACGCGGATCTCCCCCACGCCGTTGAGCTCGCTCGAGTAGGCGACCGTGTCGCCGCTCACGTGCGGCTCCTTCTGGTCACCGGGGCCCGCGTTCACCACCACCGGAGTACCGGCGGGGTACGGAGCGGGAGACACCTGCGCGGAGGCGAGCGCCGGGGCGAGGGCCAGCAGGTACGCCAGTGGCCAGGGCTTCGACGCGCGCATCTGGGGTGTCCCCTCTCAACGTGAAAAAGCAGAGCGAGTGTAGGGGATCCCCGCGGAGGGAAGCTACTTCCACAGGCCCGGGTCGAGCCCCACCCGCGGCGGTGTGGTATCGACGACCACCTGTCGGTGTTCCTCGTGCACGGCGCCGCCCACGCCCTCGGCGCGCACCTGCAGCGTGTTCGTCCCCTCCTTCAGCTCCACGGTGCGCTGGAAGCGCCCGTCCGCATCCGGAGTGAGGGGCTGGCCGGCCACCTCGAGCCGCGTCCCCGGCTCGCTCTGCCCGGCGACGACGAGGGTGCGCCGGCGCAGCGCGCCCGCCGCGGGCCACTGCACCTTGAGCAGCAGGCTCGTGGGCAGCGGCGTGGGGTCCGAGGGCGCCTGGCCGGGCCGGGCAATGGACTGCTGTCCCGCGCGCACGATGACCACCTTGCCCTGCCCCACGAAGGTAACCTCGCCCTCCTGGGTGCCCACGGCCACCGTGCCCTGGCCGTTGGTGCTCATGGCGAAGGTGCCCGCGTCCGTGCGGGCCACGGCATCGCTGCCCGCGGCCTTGAGCTCGAAGGTCTGCTTCGCGCCGCCGCGCACGCGCGCGGTGGCCATGCCGTTGCCGAGCAGGAGGCGCGAGAGCGAGTCGGTGAGCTCCTCCACCGAGACCTCGGTGCCCGGGGTCATCTTCACCTCGAGCGAGGGGCCGCCCACGAGCAGCGCGGAGGCCCCGGGGCCGGTGCGCACCGCGTCCGTCACCCGCAGGAGCTCGCCCGCGCGAGCAGGCATCCACGCGCCGCCGCGGCGCACCTCCACCGCGCCGCTCAGCTCCCCGATCCGCAGCTCCACGGCCTGGGGCGGGGCGACTGCAGCGGGCGGCACGACGGCGGGCGGCGGCGGCTCGCGCAGCAGCAGCAGGTAGCCCGCGGGCAGCGCCGCGAGGATGAGCAGCACGCCGAGAATGAAGCGCAGGTTGCGGCGCGGGGAGGCGGAGGGCATGGGACCTGGGCGCGAGCCTAGCGCACTCAGGCGCGCGGCAGCCGCACGGTGAAGCGGCTCCCGTGCCCCACTTCACTCTGGACCTCCACGCGGCCGCCCGCCTCTTGCACGACGCGGTAGACGACCGAGAGCCCCAGGCCCACGTTGCTCCAGACCTCCTTCGTCGTGAAGAAGGGCTCGAAGATGCGCGGTAGGTGCTCGGGGGCGATGCCCTTGCCCGTGTCCACCACCTCCACGTAGCCCTGCCCGTCCGCCTCCCCCGTGCGCAGGGTGAGCTGCTTCACGGGCGCCGCGCGCATGGCGGTGCGCGCGTTGGAGAGCAGGTGCAGCAGCACCTGCGAGAGGTGGCCGGGGTCCGCGCGCACGCGCACCGGGGCGGGCGAGAGCTGCAGCTGCAGGCTCACGCCCTCTCCGCGGGTCTCGTGCTCGGTGAGGCCCAGCGCGTCGCGCACGCTGGCGTTGAGGTCCATTGGGCGCAGCTCGGGACGGGCGCGCTGCTGGGAGAAGCGCAGCAGGTTCTGGGTGATCTCCTTGCAGCGCTTGGCGCTCTGCTCGATCTTGCGCAGCGAGTCCCAGTCCGGGTCCTGCTCGCTGCGATCCAGGAGCATCAGCTGCGCGTTGCCCAGGATGCCGGCGAGCGGGTTGTTGATCTCGTGCGCGACGCCCGCGCCCAGCTGGCCGATCGCCGCGAGCTTCTGCGCCTCCACCAGCTCGGCCTGCGCCGCGCGCAGCTCCGCGGTGGCCTCGTCCACCCGAACGCGCAGGTCGTCGTTCCAGCGCAAGAGCCGCGCGCGCGAGGCCTGCAGCTCCTCGCCCATGCGGTTGAACGTCGTGGCCAGCGCGCTCAGCTCGTCCTCGCCCTCCACCGGCAGCCTGCGCTCGAGCTCGCCGCGCCCGAAGGCCTCGGCCCCCTCCACCACCTGCGAGAGCCGGCCATTGAGCCTTCTCGTGAAGAGCCCGCCCAGCACCAGCAGCACGCCGAGCGCCGCCGCCACCGAGACGAACACCGTGCGCCGCATCGTCCGCACCGGGGCCAGCGCCGCGCCCTCGTCGACCGAGACCACCACGCGCAGGCCCAGCCCCTCGGGCAGGGGCGCGCTGCTCACGCGCTGCGGCGGGCTGCCCGCGCGGAAGCTGGGCAGCTCCTGGCGCAGCGCGGGCTCGAGCGGCTGCAGCGCGCGCCCCGGTACGCTGCTCGCGAGCACCCGCCCGCCGCCGTCCACCAGCTCCACGCGCGCGAGGCCTCCGGCCGCCCTGCGCGCGAGCAGCGCCTCCACGCGCGTGAGCACCAGCTCCGCGAGCGCGAAGGAGGCCTCGGGCCCCTCCCCCAGCTTCACCGCGAGCGCGATCGCCGCTCCGGCCCCGCGCGAGTGCGCATACGCGCTGCCCAGCGCCGCCTGGCCCTTGCCGCCGCGCCGCAGGCCCTGCACCTGCACCGCGCGCACGAGCGCGGGCGTCGCCGCGGGGTCGAAGCCCGGATGGCCGCGGCTCGCGTCGGACTCGAACACGGGCTCGCCCAGGGGAAGGCCCTGCGCGTCCACCTGCAGGACGGCGCTCACCGCAGGCGACTGGCCGTAGAGCAGCGAGAGCCCGCCGCGCAGCTCCGCCGGGCTCGCGTGCTCCCAGTCGATGAGCTCCGCGGAGCGCGCGAGCGCGTCCACCGTGGCGAGCAGCTCCGCGGAGGCGCCCTCGGCGGCCGCCTGCGCAAGGCCGCGCTGCTCGGCGTCCAGGCGCTCGACGAGGGTGGCC
Proteins encoded in this window:
- a CDS encoding ATP-binding protein gives rise to the protein MRLYQQLVLFMLAATVLPLAVVGFLLLSRAEATLVERLDAEQRGLAQAAAEGASAELLATVDALARSAELIDWEHASPAELRGGLSLLYGQSPAVSAVLQVDAQGLPLGEPVFESDASRGHPGFDPAATPALVRAVQVQGLRRGGKGQAALGSAYAHSRGAGAAIALAVKLGEGPEASFALAELVLTRVEALLARRAAGGLARVELVDGGGRVLASSVPGRALQPLEPALRQELPSFRAGSPPQRVSSAPLPEGLGLRVVVSVDEGAALAPVRTMRRTVFVSVAAALGVLLVLGGLFTRRLNGRLSQVVEGAEAFGRGELERRLPVEGEDELSALATTFNRMGEELQASRARLLRWNDDLRVRVDEATAELRAAQAELVEAQKLAAIGQLGAGVAHEINNPLAGILGNAQLMLLDRSEQDPDWDSLRKIEQSAKRCKEITQNLLRFSQQRARPELRPMDLNASVRDALGLTEHETRGEGVSLQLQLSPAPVRVRADPGHLSQVLLHLLSNARTAMRAAPVKQLTLRTGEADGQGYVEVVDTGKGIAPEHLPRIFEPFFTTKEVWSNVGLGLSVVYRVVQEAGGRVEVQSEVGHGSRFTVRLPRA
- a CDS encoding FecR domain-containing protein; amino-acid sequence: MPSASPRRNLRFILGVLLILAALPAGYLLLLREPPPPAVVPPAAVAPPQAVELRIGELSGAVEVRRGGAWMPARAGELLRVTDAVRTGPGASALLVGGPSLEVKMTPGTEVSVEELTDSLSRLLLGNGMATARVRGGAKQTFELKAAGSDAVARTDAGTFAMSTNGQGTVAVGTQEGEVTFVGQGKVVIVRAGQQSIARPGQAPSDPTPLPTSLLLKVQWPAAGALRRRTLVVAGQSEPGTRLEVAGQPLTPDADGRFQRTVELKEGTNTLQVRAEGVGGAVHEEHRQVVVDTTPPRVGLDPGLWK
- a CDS encoding flagellar motor protein; its protein translation is MRRLLLAALLLASPALAQVAVTPAPWLEGTVVGRVCEDQDADGLCAPGEPGLAHVRLVLSDGREVLTDAQGRFHFAGLEARRPDDTRGLHLRPGRYRLKVDARTLPPGTLLPVQGATVELPWGALALQDFAVRREASGAAPLALSYAAAPPSAERVDGVVQFLAAGQAAPGDAVSVAGVPAQVDAQGAYRALVPLQEGPNALAIRAQGAGGSLRLYTQRVDVVAREGGWLVVPRAPEATGALQLPATGTLPSGRTALHFVGTPGTRVRAGEAGTEAIVGPEGSADVPLTLRDGANTVLLQLSAPAGPPRTERLQLQAAPRAFAVGLLDVEGSYAPKSGALRLVGRGAAHGELQLGQLSLMGELNLQDTDREAGFEGWRSPRRVERFERAPDPDLAPAEWGDTSTGLAANPAEAGLRLEARHPLLGRAGFGTYRAWLGDRELGRYHRPLFGPYAELQAPVGAVRVGLDAFAGGLHDPTRGLSASPAHAELRATGGSLYYLGTGSVAEGSEVLRVELRDGVTGLPLAERHLVRGRDYDVDYLSGRVLLAEPLSFVGGTAWLTTDPLTAAPEPVLVADFAALHLGEDRGGGGAEAWAELGPARLSVSALQEGQGEGHYALLGATAQTQWQGYTLLAEAARSRGRAVAEERFGLSDDGGLSFLRPAPLTSPGGDALGLRLRGPGVGGGGRLEAAARVRSAGFSDDAHADAVRARQLSLNLEQPLGPFTLTLLGDARSGADPRLPFGEAPLRARTLGAGLGYEQGSWGVRAEVRDSELEASEVAGERELLEGGRTSAGVNAHLRVHEGVVLSAGHRQSLVQRGEGPGRLDDTFTSAGVDLSLGEARHVGVRGGWGPELGPLVWAEGSVRRGQDTYYGGYSVDVDGPDVGAARAVSGASTDVAAGTRLYVEDVSAHDANAVRLARAVGFEQLVTGALRVGARYERGVRSPLDLPSNLTRDVGALSVQWVLERLRLQARAELRDEHGASDRAPSLPVDRRQAVVGLAADLTLRRDLSASGRLDVGHTVGQGALEARFVEGYAALAWRPGPLALVGRYALTRELSPGEGSVLGERALQVFSLLPALQLGGRVGLAGGAHLGRSGLGGSALWVFTGSVRPSVRVVGGLEVAAELLRRSVAQDGDSLHAVRAELAYRFDERLRLAAGYGVLGFRGLGMSPTPDEGRVYLRAEAAY
- a CDS encoding TolB family protein, which translates into the protein MRASKPWPLAYLLALAPALASAQVSPAPYPAGTPVVVNAGPGDQKEPHVSGDTVAYSSELNGVGEIRVFDLSTHVDAAIPNGGAFDFLSDVSGDSVVFTRIGADRSAILRYDVAAGGAPVELAPAAGTNRRAASVGGRTVAWEDYGAWGSQGVAPELVVYDLDSGVTQALTSDALSDTAPAVSPDGRTVVWTKCEGAQGPCNVWEAQAGASGFVAHALTSDSHGSANPDTNGTVVVYDSARPGADGTVDQDIFLQDVGDSAERRLVLPGQDLNPSVSGHFIAFQRRFPDAAVPNSDIALYDLDTSTLYRLTDTPEDEQLTDIWISPDGKRVNVVWSVRENGDDNVRALTFQATANECTPPAPQTAAQVCAAPGKHPLLAELQLQRERRTPWDATARYSATGTGVLCVDNGFGGARALGGLVAMNDRVLVMLETCSPDQKTVALEQQLASDGFVYAAIAGDYGSAFRVRLYGELPACIPSPAAPLPAQGQRISFVDAGSVVVIVVDTGHGCSSTGQGTALAGLGLLALAALRRRRAPAQG
- a CDS encoding Ig-like domain-containing protein translates to MLRPLTALWLLLVAAPASAESYALLGPTAEVPPEGFAVAVVRRDDAGALAPLPSAPKLSARGAELRPGPSQPPLSTVWVLPQAGARVVELRAEVAGHTLTGRYVLGPPARRVELTLQPPAPVKGHDREAELTVRLRREDGSPDTSGAPPVVRANVGQVEALTPAGPGLYRARYVLPPTRFPEVAILVALSPWPHAQAVHGAYGSLRVPLAASVELPGRTERDASMAIEIAGVRYGPVRADHDGRFRLPVVIPPGHRFGRGRVVDPVGNVRNQEVDLLLPPTDGLACVLHPGKLPADGSARARLLCATSDPEGRPVRHARVEARGKSGRLEGPVEHEDGLLEWRYVAPRASQALREELSVAWPQRGAASREQLELQLVPGGTPVSLALSLGPEPVHHGTATAVRVEARDAAGAPRPGAPVALEASLGSLATRSLRTDDEGTAWQVPEAGEEATGLLTARALGVRDASPARLWLWAQGGELRVGVSELSGLPLAQQPLVVNGEARETGADGTLSLGALRAGRVEVHHAQWPGLARSVEVLGPQGPVFPEDPALVPAPVQRAVRLAPATPVNVRLQTERLRDGRVRVSYWVEDARGQLLEGRKVHVALSEGEPGPSETSQGRTRFTLERPAHALSVSVADVATGVTALAELRP